The Streptomyces sp. NBC_00691 genome has a segment encoding these proteins:
- a CDS encoding GNAT family N-acetyltransferase, whose translation MSSRQPPLREIPENRTAPSVPALLLRPWTEEDVEALVRHHRDPDLRAWLATHLDTTRQARAWVDAQNAGWAAGTRAAFAIVEDTATGRRAPLGHIAVTVEGAAAVRVGYWTAPRARGRGIASRALTRVARWVADETGPFAGRTPELVHAVGNEGSCRTALACGFPLTGTLPAAPPARPRAQHLHTAAVPRTPPGAQRAARAA comes from the coding sequence ATGAGCAGCCGGCAGCCCCCGCTCCGTGAGATCCCCGAGAACCGAACGGCCCCGTCCGTCCCCGCGCTCCTGCTGAGGCCCTGGACGGAGGAGGACGTCGAGGCGCTCGTACGCCACCACCGGGACCCGGACCTGCGCGCCTGGCTCGCCACTCACCTGGACACCACCCGGCAGGCACGCGCATGGGTGGACGCCCAGAACGCCGGCTGGGCCGCCGGGACCCGGGCGGCCTTCGCGATCGTCGAGGACACGGCGACGGGCCGCAGGGCGCCGCTCGGGCACATCGCCGTCACCGTCGAGGGAGCGGCAGCCGTACGCGTCGGCTACTGGACCGCGCCGCGGGCACGCGGGCGCGGGATCGCCTCCCGGGCGCTGACCCGCGTCGCCCGCTGGGTCGCGGACGAGACCGGGCCCTTCGCCGGCCGCACCCCGGAGCTCGTCCACGCGGTCGGCAACGAGGGATCGTGCCGGACCGCCCTCGCCTGCGGATTCCCGCTCACCGGAACACTCCCCGCCGCCCCGCCCGCCCGGCCGCGCGCCCAGCACCTCCACACGGCGGCCGTCCCCCGGACTCCGCCCGGGGCTCAGCGCGCCGCGCGGGCCGCGTAG
- a CDS encoding MarR family winged helix-turn-helix transcriptional regulator translates to MDKPEDKPLHLVEFETMLLGRHAHLYAPRSRAAGGHLDRSAYVLLSRIRMHGPMSIGQLSEAFGLDASTLNRQTAAMLRAGVVERIPDPEGGIARKFRITEEGERRLEADRNSNIEGLDRVMEHWSPEDVARFAGFLERFNRDIERLEGRPWPRP, encoded by the coding sequence ATGGACAAGCCCGAGGACAAACCCCTTCACCTGGTCGAGTTCGAGACCATGCTGCTCGGTCGGCACGCCCATCTGTACGCGCCCCGCTCCCGGGCCGCCGGCGGCCACCTGGACCGCAGCGCGTACGTCCTCCTGAGCCGCATCCGGATGCACGGGCCGATGTCCATCGGGCAGCTCAGCGAGGCCTTCGGGCTCGACGCCTCCACCCTCAACCGTCAGACCGCGGCGATGCTGCGCGCCGGGGTCGTGGAGCGCATCCCCGACCCGGAGGGCGGGATCGCCCGCAAGTTCCGCATCACGGAGGAGGGCGAGCGACGCCTGGAGGCCGACCGGAACTCGAACATCGAGGGACTCGACCGGGTCATGGAGCACTGGTCGCCGGAGGACGTGGCCCGCTTCGCGGGCTTCCTGGAACGCTTCAACCGGGACATCGAACGCCTGGAGGGGCGTCCCTGGCCCCGCCCCTGA
- a CDS encoding MFS transporter → MDGTKPDARPGGVVGVLALAGIVAALMQTLVVPLIGDLPKLLDTSASNASWVITATLLAGAVATPVAGRLGDTLGKRRVLLVSVIPLVVGSVVCALASSVVPMIVGRGLQGLGMGVVPLGISLLRDILPPEKLGGSIALMSASMGVGGALGLPFSAAVAENASWRVLFWVAAALSVVVGVLIWRVAPAGRRAAAPGRFDVPGALGLGVGLVALLLAVSKGATWGWGSATTLGLLAVAVVVLLAWGRWELRTRDPLVDLRVTARPVVLMTNLASVLVGFAMYAQSLVVPQLFQLPEATGYGLGQSMMAMGLWMAPAGLMMMVLAPLGAKLSAARGPKVTLSVGALVIAVGYGSSLALMGTTWGLLVVTLICNTGVGLAYGAMPALIMGAVPQEETASANSFNTLMRSIGTSVSAAVIGVVLAQMTTTLGGHALPSEDGFRVAMLIGCGVGLVAAAVAAFIPGRAAAAPAGDPAGTEPGAAPRAATEAAA, encoded by the coding sequence GTGGACGGCACCAAGCCCGACGCCCGACCCGGAGGCGTCGTGGGCGTCCTCGCGCTCGCGGGCATCGTGGCCGCACTCATGCAGACACTGGTGGTGCCGCTCATCGGCGACCTCCCCAAGCTGCTCGACACCAGCGCGTCCAACGCCTCCTGGGTGATCACCGCCACCCTGCTCGCGGGTGCCGTCGCCACCCCGGTGGCCGGCCGGCTCGGCGACACCCTCGGCAAGCGACGCGTCCTGCTCGTCTCGGTGATCCCGCTGGTCGTCGGCTCGGTGGTCTGCGCGCTCGCCTCCTCCGTCGTCCCGATGATCGTCGGACGCGGTCTCCAGGGCCTCGGGATGGGCGTCGTCCCGCTCGGCATCAGCCTGCTGCGCGACATCCTCCCGCCCGAGAAGCTCGGCGGCTCCATCGCCCTGATGAGCGCCTCCATGGGCGTCGGCGGCGCCCTCGGTCTGCCGTTCTCCGCGGCCGTCGCCGAGAACGCCAGCTGGCGCGTCCTCTTCTGGGTCGCCGCCGCGCTCAGCGTCGTGGTCGGCGTCCTGATCTGGCGCGTCGCACCCGCGGGCCGCCGCGCCGCCGCGCCCGGCCGATTCGACGTACCGGGAGCGCTCGGCCTCGGCGTCGGGCTCGTCGCCCTGCTGCTCGCCGTCTCCAAGGGCGCGACCTGGGGCTGGGGCAGCGCCACCACCCTCGGTCTCCTCGCCGTCGCCGTGGTCGTCCTGCTCGCCTGGGGCCGGTGGGAGCTGCGTACCCGTGACCCCCTCGTCGACCTGCGCGTCACCGCCCGACCGGTCGTCCTGATGACCAACCTGGCGTCGGTCCTCGTCGGATTCGCCATGTACGCGCAGTCGCTGGTCGTTCCGCAGCTCTTCCAGTTGCCCGAGGCGACCGGTTACGGGCTCGGCCAGTCGATGATGGCCATGGGCCTCTGGATGGCCCCCGCGGGCCTGATGATGATGGTCCTCGCGCCGCTCGGCGCCAAGCTCTCGGCCGCCCGCGGCCCCAAGGTCACGCTCTCCGTCGGCGCCCTCGTCATCGCCGTCGGATACGGCTCCTCGCTCGCCCTGATGGGCACCACCTGGGGCCTGCTCGTCGTGACCCTCATCTGCAACACCGGTGTGGGGCTCGCCTACGGGGCCATGCCGGCGCTCATCATGGGGGCCGTCCCGCAGGAGGAGACCGCCTCCGCCAACAGCTTCAACACCCTGATGCGGTCCATCGGCACCTCGGTCTCCGCCGCCGTCATCGGTGTCGTCCTCGCCCAGATGACCACCACCCTGGGCGGCCACGCGCTGCCGTCCGAGGACGGCTTCCGCGTCGCCATGCTCATCGGCTGCGGCGTCGGCCTGGTGGCCGCGGCCGTCGCCGCGTTCATCCCGGGCCGGGCCGCCGCCGCACCGGCCGGCGACCCGGCGGGCACGGAACCGGGGGCCGCGCCGCGGGCCGCCACCGAGGCCGCCGCCTGA
- a CDS encoding fumarate reductase/succinate dehydrogenase flavoprotein subunit has product MDIPLTVPDLADATELSCDVLVVGGGTAGTMAALTAAERGANVLLLEKAHVRHSGALAMGMDGVNNAVVPGRAEPDDYVAEITRANDGLVDQSTVRQTATRGFGMVQRLESYGVKFEKDEHGEYAVRQVHRSGSYVLPMPEGKDVKKVLYRQLRRREMRERIRIENRVMPVRVLTHPEDGRAVGAAAFNTRTGEFVIVRAGAVILATGPCGRLGLPASGYLYGTYENPTNAGDGYAMAYHAGAALTGIECFQINPLIKDYNGPACAYVANPFGGYQVNRHGERFVESDYWSGQMMAEFAAELASDRAPVYLKLSHLPEETIDAVESILHTTERPTRGTFHENRGHDYRTHDIEMHISEIGLCGGHSASGVRVDSHARTTVPRLYAAGDLASVPHNYMIGAFVFGDLAGEDASRYTAYEGELDGGQLAAAHELVYRPLRHPEGPPQPQVEFKLRRFVNDYVAPPKTGAKLSLAVEAFERMSEEIAGMGARSAHELMRCAEVSFIRDCAEMAARASLARTESRWGLYHERLDHPERDDAGWLHHLDLRKSPSGAMEFTARPVEPYLVPVPEFAPPGGPERHLGEVQLVPVATAGPRDTAPAARPRTHTAAAVEVPEVASPHPRLLRLLSLIEESPDVDALGPYLEDPDPSVRAAAVTALGETAPTGTGPVLAERLRDDAPLVRAAAAAALRELVEVLPAEPALGAGLREALVVPDAAVRSAALEVLRALRLGDAGLYGGALADATVEVRVQAVRALVSVDAVAGLAVAAADPAREVRVAVARGLAAVRNPAPEPLGPLLDDTDPLVRGAALAALAGTGCPAAYAARAEAALGDPAWQVRAGAATALRAAPADPAVPALAKALADANADVRKAAVLSLLVHRAAPEARTALAGASGDPDADVRAYAARAAR; this is encoded by the coding sequence GTGGACATCCCCCTGACCGTGCCCGATCTCGCCGACGCGACCGAGCTGTCCTGCGACGTGCTCGTCGTCGGCGGCGGCACCGCCGGCACGATGGCCGCGCTGACCGCCGCCGAGCGCGGGGCGAACGTCCTGCTCCTGGAGAAGGCGCACGTCCGGCACTCCGGCGCCCTCGCCATGGGCATGGACGGCGTCAACAACGCGGTCGTGCCGGGCCGCGCCGAGCCCGACGACTACGTCGCCGAGATCACCCGCGCCAACGACGGCCTGGTGGATCAGTCCACGGTCCGGCAGACGGCGACCCGGGGCTTCGGCATGGTCCAGCGCCTCGAGTCGTACGGGGTGAAGTTCGAGAAGGACGAGCACGGCGAGTACGCGGTCCGGCAGGTGCACCGGTCCGGCTCGTACGTGCTGCCGATGCCCGAGGGCAAGGACGTCAAGAAGGTGCTCTACCGGCAGTTGCGCCGGCGTGAGATGCGGGAGCGGATCCGGATCGAGAACCGGGTCATGCCGGTCCGCGTCCTCACCCACCCCGAGGACGGCCGGGCGGTCGGCGCGGCCGCGTTCAACACCCGCACGGGCGAGTTCGTCATCGTCCGGGCGGGGGCGGTGATCCTCGCCACCGGTCCCTGCGGGCGCCTCGGCCTGCCCGCCTCGGGCTATCTGTACGGCACGTACGAGAACCCGACGAACGCGGGTGACGGCTACGCCATGGCGTACCACGCGGGGGCGGCGCTCACCGGGATCGAGTGCTTCCAGATCAACCCCCTGATCAAGGACTACAACGGCCCCGCCTGCGCCTATGTCGCCAACCCCTTCGGCGGCTACCAGGTGAACCGGCACGGCGAGCGGTTCGTCGAGTCCGACTACTGGTCGGGGCAGATGATGGCGGAGTTCGCGGCCGAACTCGCCTCGGACCGGGCCCCGGTGTACCTGAAGCTGAGCCATCTCCCCGAGGAGACCATCGACGCCGTCGAGTCGATCCTGCACACCACGGAGCGGCCCACCCGGGGCACCTTCCACGAGAACCGGGGGCACGACTACCGGACCCACGACATCGAGATGCACATCTCGGAGATCGGCCTGTGCGGCGGTCATTCGGCGTCGGGGGTACGGGTGGACTCCCACGCCCGGACGACGGTGCCGCGCCTGTACGCGGCCGGCGACCTGGCCTCCGTACCGCACAACTACATGATCGGCGCGTTCGTCTTCGGCGACCTGGCGGGTGAGGACGCCTCGCGGTACACGGCGTACGAGGGCGAGTTGGACGGCGGGCAGCTCGCGGCCGCGCATGAACTCGTCTACCGGCCGCTGCGCCACCCGGAGGGTCCGCCCCAGCCCCAGGTCGAGTTCAAGCTGCGGCGGTTCGTCAACGACTACGTGGCGCCGCCGAAGACGGGCGCCAAACTCTCCCTCGCCGTCGAGGCGTTCGAGCGGATGTCGGAGGAGATCGCCGGAATGGGGGCGCGCTCGGCCCATGAGCTGATGCGGTGCGCGGAGGTGTCGTTCATCCGGGACTGCGCCGAGATGGCCGCGCGGGCCTCGCTCGCCCGCACCGAGTCGCGCTGGGGGCTCTACCACGAGCGGCTCGACCACCCGGAGCGGGACGACGCCGGCTGGCTGCACCACCTCGATCTCCGCAAGTCCCCTTCCGGCGCGATGGAGTTCACCGCGCGTCCGGTGGAGCCCTACCTCGTGCCGGTGCCCGAGTTCGCGCCGCCGGGCGGCCCCGAGCGGCACCTCGGCGAGGTGCAGCTGGTGCCGGTCGCCACGGCCGGCCCGCGGGACACGGCTCCGGCCGCACGGCCGCGGACGCACACCGCGGCCGCGGTCGAGGTTCCGGAGGTCGCGTCACCCCATCCGCGCCTCCTGCGGCTCCTCTCCCTGATCGAGGAGTCCCCCGATGTCGACGCGCTCGGCCCCTACCTGGAGGACCCGGATCCGTCCGTACGGGCCGCCGCCGTCACGGCCCTCGGCGAGACCGCGCCGACCGGTACCGGGCCCGTGCTCGCCGAACGGCTGCGGGACGACGCGCCGCTCGTCCGGGCCGCCGCGGCGGCCGCCCTGCGCGAGCTGGTCGAGGTGCTGCCCGCCGAGCCGGCGCTCGGGGCCGGTCTGCGGGAGGCGCTCGTCGTGCCCGACGCGGCCGTGCGGTCCGCCGCGCTGGAGGTCCTGCGGGCCCTGCGGCTCGGGGACGCCGGTCTCTACGGCGGGGCGCTCGCCGACGCGACCGTCGAGGTGCGCGTCCAGGCCGTCCGGGCCCTGGTCTCGGTGGACGCCGTCGCGGGGCTCGCGGTGGCGGCGGCCGATCCGGCCCGTGAGGTCCGGGTCGCGGTGGCCCGGGGTCTGGCGGCCGTGCGGAACCCGGCGCCGGAGCCGCTGGGTCCGCTGCTCGACGACACCGATCCGCTGGTCCGGGGGGCGGCGCTCGCCGCCCTGGCCGGGACCGGCTGCCCGGCCGCGTACGCGGCGCGTGCCGAGGCCGCTCTCGGCGATCCGGCCTGGCAGGTCCGCGCGGGCGCCGCGACCGCGCTGCGGGCAGCCCCGGCCGACCCGGCCGTCCCCGCGCTCGCGAAGGCGCTCGCCGACGCGAACGCGGACGTCCGGAAGGCCGCGGTCCTCTCCCTGCTCGTCCACCGGGCCGCCCCCGAGGCCCGTACGGCACTGGCCGGGGCGTCGGGCGACCCCGACGCGGACGTACGCGCCTACGCGGCCCGCGCGGCGCGCTGA
- a CDS encoding DUF2568 domain-containing protein: MKLPTPLYVLNEGLAFLLEVAALALLAWWGWESAESLAPRLLLAVATPAAAAVLWGCSPRRRRGCAYRSRASSP; the protein is encoded by the coding sequence ATGAAGCTCCCCACGCCCTTGTACGTGCTGAACGAGGGGCTGGCCTTCCTCCTGGAGGTCGCGGCGCTGGCCCTGCTCGCGTGGTGGGGCTGGGAGAGCGCGGAGAGCTTGGCCCCGCGCCTCCTCCTCGCCGTCGCCACGCCCGCGGCGGCGGCCGTCCTGTGGGGCTGTTCGCCGCGCCGAAGGCGCGGGTGCGCCTACCGGTCGCGGGCGTCCTCGCCGTGA
- a CDS encoding TetR/AcrR family transcriptional regulator translates to MTATPGDPRAARTRAKLRRALFDECAERPLADVTIATLVRRAGVGRATFYVHYGDLEALAVDACADVVRDAVDALHAWRGTPDPASPPPALLGFLAELAPHAGLYRALLRPGGGGPLGLVLHEDLRARSLHERSLAGAPEPELIASAVAATFGGVLADWLHGLVEGDSDRIAHQVWRLLVTLHRTPPG, encoded by the coding sequence GTGACCGCGACACCGGGAGACCCCCGGGCGGCCAGGACCCGGGCCAAGCTGCGCCGGGCCCTCTTCGACGAGTGCGCCGAGCGCCCGCTGGCCGACGTCACCATCGCCACCCTCGTACGCCGGGCCGGCGTCGGCCGCGCCACCTTCTACGTCCACTACGGCGACCTGGAAGCCCTGGCCGTCGACGCCTGCGCCGATGTCGTCCGCGACGCGGTGGACGCCCTGCACGCCTGGCGCGGCACCCCCGACCCGGCGTCCCCGCCGCCCGCGCTGCTCGGCTTCCTCGCCGAACTCGCCCCGCACGCGGGCCTCTACCGCGCGCTGCTGCGCCCGGGCGGCGGCGGACCGCTCGGCCTCGTGCTCCACGAGGACCTGCGGGCCCGCAGCCTCCACGAGCGCAGTCTGGCCGGGGCCCCCGAGCCGGAGCTGATCGCCTCGGCCGTGGCCGCGACCTTCGGAGGCGTCCTCGCCGACTGGCTGCACGGCCTCGTGGAGGGCGACTCCGACCGGATCGCCCACCAGGTCTGGCGCCTGCTGGTCACCCTCCACCGCACACCGCCGGGGTAG
- a CDS encoding carbohydrate binding domain-containing protein, with product MTRSAGLTPPHRRFPLRSSAALAVAAGVLGLVTAPSGGPAPDSAPRTAPAAATAENTTTVFYWTKTRNWPRYNLHWAPDGGSWTTVPGVAMEAACTDWVKKTVSLGTATGLQATFNNGGGTWDNNGGKNYALGTGALTVKDGVIAHSDPCAGTDPEPTPTPGAKATVYYSTEALGWSTANLHYQPAGGVWTAVPGVGMQSACAGWWKREVDLGTATSLKAAFNNGNGTWDNNGGADYTIGTGVSTVRNNTVTANATDPCAAEVPDTQAPTAPTKVTAAADGTAVLLTWDPATDNEGVTKYQVTRVGGSGGTVVTDVGSTVFSDTGLAERTAYTYTVKAVDAAGNVSAASSPATATTGDRPANPATGKPLGTDPRKDPIYFVLTARFNDGDPSNNRGGSQHVKSGNAANDDPMFRGDFKGLVQKLDYVKGLGFSAIWVTPVVLNRSDYDYHGYHGYDFYKVDPRLESAGASYQDLIDAAHAKGMKIYQDVVYNHSSRWGAKGLFTPTVYGVRDSQWSWYYDEKQPGLEYDGLTIDAKTGKSYYNGDLWSTAEPAGNTCLNWGKPTGGKSAEGYTLYNCQWPSPTSGMFPKALFHQCWIGNWEGEDSRSCWLHEDLADFDTENPTVQNYLIGAYDKYIDMGVDGFRVDTAVHIPRTTWNRRFLPAIQERVTRSHGAEAAKNFFVFGEVAAFVNDKWNRGSVNHSAQFFTWKERKEYDADDAKAALEMYDYEQQQGTGSQPTSTNAFLNGNSYHTPDHSRFSGMNVIDMRMHMNFGDASNAFFNGKDSDDSYNDATYNVVYVDSHDYGPNKSSERYAGGTDAWAENMSLMWTFRGIPTLYYGSEIEFQAGKKIDCGPSCPLATTGRAYFGDHVAGSVTASDFSQVSAASGAVATTLAQPLVKHVQRLNQIRRAIPALQMGQYSTEGISGGMAFKRRYTSGSTDSFALVTISGGATYTGIPNGTYTDAVTGDVRTVTGGTLSVGAPGKGNVRVYVLNGPGRIGTAGPYLK from the coding sequence ATGACTCGCTCCGCCGGACTGACACCCCCTCACCGACGGTTCCCCCTACGCTCGTCGGCCGCCCTGGCGGTCGCCGCCGGCGTCCTCGGCCTGGTGACCGCACCGTCCGGGGGCCCCGCCCCGGACTCCGCCCCGCGTACGGCCCCGGCCGCCGCCACGGCCGAGAACACCACGACGGTCTTCTACTGGACGAAGACCAGGAACTGGCCTCGGTACAACCTCCATTGGGCCCCGGACGGCGGCTCCTGGACCACCGTCCCCGGGGTGGCCATGGAGGCCGCCTGTACCGACTGGGTGAAGAAGACCGTCTCCCTCGGTACGGCCACCGGCCTCCAGGCGACCTTCAACAACGGCGGCGGCACCTGGGACAACAACGGGGGCAAGAACTACGCCCTCGGCACCGGAGCCCTCACCGTCAAGGACGGGGTGATCGCCCACTCCGACCCCTGCGCCGGAACCGACCCCGAACCGACGCCGACGCCGGGCGCGAAGGCCACCGTCTACTACTCGACGGAGGCGCTGGGCTGGTCGACCGCCAACCTCCACTACCAGCCGGCCGGTGGCGTCTGGACCGCGGTCCCCGGCGTCGGCATGCAGTCCGCCTGTGCCGGCTGGTGGAAGCGGGAGGTCGACCTCGGCACCGCCACCTCCCTCAAGGCCGCGTTCAACAACGGCAACGGCACCTGGGACAACAACGGCGGCGCCGACTACACGATCGGCACGGGCGTCAGCACCGTACGGAACAACACGGTGACGGCGAACGCGACCGACCCGTGCGCCGCCGAAGTGCCCGACACCCAGGCCCCGACCGCCCCCACCAAGGTGACCGCCGCCGCGGACGGCACCGCGGTCCTGCTCACCTGGGATCCCGCCACCGACAACGAGGGCGTGACGAAATACCAGGTCACGCGGGTCGGCGGCAGCGGTGGAACCGTGGTCACCGATGTCGGCTCCACCGTGTTCTCCGACACGGGCCTCGCCGAACGGACCGCCTACACCTACACGGTGAAGGCGGTGGACGCGGCGGGCAACGTCTCCGCCGCCTCCTCGCCCGCGACGGCCACCACCGGCGACAGGCCGGCGAATCCCGCCACCGGGAAGCCGCTCGGCACCGACCCGCGCAAGGACCCGATCTACTTCGTGCTCACGGCCCGCTTCAACGACGGCGACCCGTCGAACAACCGCGGCGGCAGCCAGCACGTCAAGTCGGGCAACGCCGCCAACGACGACCCCATGTTCCGGGGCGACTTCAAGGGCCTCGTCCAGAAGCTGGACTACGTCAAGGGCCTCGGCTTCTCGGCGATCTGGGTGACCCCCGTGGTCCTCAACCGGTCCGACTACGACTACCACGGGTACCACGGCTACGACTTCTACAAGGTCGACCCGCGCCTGGAGTCGGCCGGCGCCTCCTACCAGGACCTGATCGACGCCGCCCACGCCAAGGGCATGAAGATCTACCAGGACGTCGTCTACAACCACTCCTCGCGCTGGGGCGCCAAGGGCCTGTTCACACCCACCGTGTACGGCGTGCGGGACAGCCAGTGGAGCTGGTACTACGACGAGAAGCAGCCCGGCCTCGAGTACGACGGCCTGACGATCGACGCGAAGACCGGCAAGTCGTACTACAACGGTGACCTGTGGTCGACGGCCGAGCCGGCCGGGAACACCTGCCTCAACTGGGGCAAGCCCACCGGCGGCAAGAGCGCCGAGGGGTACACCCTCTACAACTGCCAGTGGCCGAGCCCGACGTCCGGGATGTTCCCGAAGGCCCTCTTCCACCAGTGCTGGATCGGCAACTGGGAGGGCGAGGACTCGCGTTCGTGCTGGCTGCACGAGGACCTGGCGGACTTCGACACCGAGAACCCGACCGTCCAGAACTATCTGATCGGCGCCTACGACAAGTACATCGACATGGGCGTGGACGGTTTCCGCGTCGACACCGCCGTGCACATCCCGCGCACCACCTGGAACCGCCGTTTCCTGCCCGCCATCCAGGAGCGGGTGACGCGGAGCCACGGCGCGGAGGCCGCGAAGAACTTCTTCGTCTTCGGCGAGGTCGCCGCCTTCGTGAACGACAAGTGGAACCGCGGCTCGGTGAACCACTCGGCGCAGTTCTTCACCTGGAAGGAACGCAAGGAGTACGACGCGGACGACGCCAAGGCCGCGCTGGAGATGTACGACTACGAGCAGCAGCAGGGCACCGGCAGCCAGCCCACCTCCACCAACGCCTTCCTGAACGGCAACAGCTACCACACGCCGGACCACAGCCGCTTCTCGGGCATGAACGTCATCGACATGCGCATGCACATGAACTTCGGTGACGCGTCCAACGCCTTCTTCAACGGCAAGGACTCGGACGACAGTTACAACGACGCCACCTACAACGTCGTCTATGTCGACAGCCACGACTACGGCCCCAACAAGTCGAGCGAACGGTACGCGGGCGGCACCGACGCCTGGGCCGAGAACATGTCCCTGATGTGGACCTTCCGCGGCATCCCCACGCTGTACTACGGCTCCGAGATCGAGTTCCAGGCCGGCAAGAAGATCGACTGCGGGCCGTCCTGCCCGCTGGCCACCACCGGCCGCGCGTACTTCGGCGACCACGTCGCCGGCTCGGTCACGGCCTCGGACTTCTCCCAGGTCTCGGCGGCCTCCGGAGCGGTCGCCACGACGCTCGCGCAGCCTCTGGTCAAGCACGTGCAGCGGCTCAACCAGATCCGCCGGGCGATCCCGGCCCTCCAGATGGGCCAGTACTCCACGGAGGGCATCTCGGGCGGCATGGCCTTCAAGCGCCGCTACACCAGCGGGAGCACGGACAGCTTCGCCCTGGTCACGATCTCGGGCGGGGCCACGTACACGGGCATCCCGAACGGCACGTACACCGACGCGGTCACCGGCGACGTGAGGACCGTCACCGGCGGCACGCTCTCGGTCGGCGCACCGGGCAAGGGCAACGTGCGGGTGTACGTCCTGAACGGTCCCGGCAGGATCGGCACGGCGGGCCCGTACCTGAAGTAG
- a CDS encoding VOC family protein, producing the protein MSGPTTGEVVGAPCWLSLTARDLDAAERFYGAVLGWTFRRDDGGDREYAVGRLGEQPVAVIAAVATELSVRVAWTAFFTVDDVDQAVARIRERGGTVGVGPVGYPPHGRAALAADREGAAFGVWEGRTENRSNIGMDSAPAWLELHTRDAFEAAVFYGEVLRWADEAPAGFEVSYEQDKVVLRRDGAAVARLNSGPVESGSPRPQLRPRWLVRFRVPDPEAAAVAVVAYGGTVVPGGDWGGVRGPEDVDGRRVVVVRDPEGALFALEAAETKG; encoded by the coding sequence GTGTCGGGGCCGACGACCGGAGAGGTGGTGGGAGCGCCGTGCTGGCTGAGCCTGACCGCGCGGGATCTCGACGCGGCGGAGCGCTTCTACGGGGCCGTACTGGGCTGGACCTTCCGGCGGGACGACGGCGGGGACCGGGAGTACGCGGTGGGCCGGCTCGGTGAGCAGCCCGTGGCCGTGATCGCCGCGGTGGCGACGGAGCTGTCCGTGCGGGTGGCGTGGACGGCGTTCTTCACGGTGGACGACGTGGACCAGGCGGTGGCGCGGATCCGGGAGCGCGGCGGCACGGTGGGGGTGGGGCCGGTCGGCTACCCGCCGCACGGGCGGGCGGCGCTCGCCGCCGACCGCGAGGGTGCGGCGTTCGGTGTCTGGGAGGGGCGGACGGAGAACCGTTCGAACATCGGCATGGACTCGGCTCCGGCCTGGCTGGAGCTGCACACTCGGGACGCGTTCGAGGCGGCGGTGTTCTACGGGGAGGTGCTCCGCTGGGCGGACGAGGCCCCGGCCGGTTTCGAGGTCTCGTACGAGCAGGACAAGGTGGTGCTGCGCCGGGACGGGGCGGCCGTGGCCCGGCTGAACAGCGGGCCGGTCGAGTCCGGCTCGCCCCGGCCGCAGCTGCGTCCGCGCTGGCTGGTGCGGTTCCGGGTGCCGGATCCGGAGGCGGCGGCGGTGGCGGTGGTGGCGTACGGCGGGACCGTCGTGCCCGGCGGCGACTGGGGCGGGGTGCGCGGTCCGGAGGACGTCGACGGGCGCCGGGTGGTGGTGGTCCGGGACCCGGAGGGCGCGCTCTTCGCCCTGGAGGCGGCGGAGACCAAGGGCTGA
- a CDS encoding ABC transporter ATP-binding protein has product MSTVSPSAVSAKPSVPTAPTASTGAELALHGVRLGHPDGVAVPGPVDLRIAAGELLTVVGPSGCGKTTLLRTLAGLLPPLEGRVTQDGEPIHRPGADRALVFQHDALLPWRSVRANVELPLAIRRVPRAERRRSAEEWLERVGLGGHARRLPHQLSGGQRQRVQLARALAARPRAVLMDEPFGALDAHTRAGMQDLLVEILRGTGATVVFVTHDVDEAIHLGDRVALFATGDVLDVPHPRARDARQAPDTAALRRRVLDSL; this is encoded by the coding sequence ATGAGCACCGTGAGCCCGTCCGCCGTGTCCGCGAAGCCGTCCGTCCCGACGGCACCGACGGCCTCCACCGGCGCGGAACTCGCCCTGCACGGCGTCCGCCTCGGCCACCCCGACGGGGTGGCCGTGCCCGGCCCCGTGGACCTGCGCATCGCCGCCGGCGAACTGCTGACCGTGGTCGGTCCCTCGGGCTGCGGCAAGACCACCCTGCTGCGCACGCTCGCCGGACTGCTGCCCCCGCTGGAGGGGCGGGTCACCCAGGACGGGGAGCCGATCCACCGGCCGGGCGCCGACCGTGCCCTGGTCTTCCAGCACGACGCGCTGCTGCCCTGGCGATCGGTCCGCGCCAATGTCGAACTGCCCCTCGCCATCCGGCGGGTGCCCCGCGCGGAGCGGCGCCGCTCGGCCGAGGAGTGGCTGGAGCGGGTCGGTCTCGGCGGGCACGCGCGCAGGCTCCCGCACCAGCTGTCCGGCGGGCAGCGCCAGCGCGTCCAGCTGGCCCGCGCCCTCGCGGCCCGCCCCCGGGCGGTCCTGATGGACGAGCCGTTCGGCGCGCTCGACGCCCATACCCGCGCCGGGATGCAGGACCTCCTGGTGGAGATCCTGCGCGGCACGGGCGCGACCGTCGTCTTCGTCACCCATGACGTCGACGAGGCGATCCATCTCGGCGACCGGGTCGCCCTGTTCGCGACCGGCGACGTCCTGGACGTGCCCCACCCGCGTGCGCGCGACGCCCGGCAGGCGCCGGACACGGCCGCGCTGCGCCGTCGCGTCCTCGACTCCCTCTGA